The genomic stretch ATATATATAGTCAAGGTTGTCAAATCTTTGGATTAAGTCACCTGCACCCTTAGGTCCAATACCGGGAATACCGGGAATACAGTCTGATGAATCACCTTGAATAGCTTTAATCTCAATAAGCTGTCTTGGTGTTACACCATAGTCCTCCATAATCTTCTTTTCATCATAAAGAATAGCATTAGCCTTGCCACCTTTAGTGGATGCAAGTCTTACAGTTACTTTATCATTAATAAGTTGAAGTGAATCTCTATCCCCTGTAGCAAGTACACATTCATCACCCTTAACTTTACAAGTATGAGAAAGTGTACCAAGAATATCATCAGCCTCATAACCTTCCTTAGTTATAATAGTATAGCCAAGTAAAGTTAATAAGTCCTTTAAAGGTTGCAACTGCTGATGTAGTTCTTCAGGCATACCTTTTCTGTTAGATTTGTAACCCTCATATGCTTTGTGTCTAAAGGTTGGTGCTTTTAAGTCAAAAGCAATAGCCACTGCATCAGGGGTAACATCTTCCTGTATTTTAAGTAGCATTGTTAAAAAGCCATATATTGCATTAGTAAACTGACCATCTTTTGTAGTCAATAATCTTATTCCATAGAAAGCTCTGTTTAGAATTGAATTTCCGTCAACAACTAAAAGTTTCATATATACTTCCTTTCAAAAGTTCTAACTTACATTATAATATAGAAACACAAATGTTTCAAGAATGATTAAAGTTTTTGTGAAACTATATATTGTGGTATATGTTATATATTGCCACAAAGGTAAGGTGTTTATTTCCTAATAAGAATATTATACTTTAACTATTGAACATTTTACTACACTTATACTATATATTGTGTGTTTACAGTTTTGTAACACAATCTATTGTAAATCCCATAAAATCTAGGATTTATAAAATTACATAAAATTTATTCGTTAAATTGGTAATAATAACGGTTGACTTAACACAATATATGGCATATACTAATAAGGCACGAAAAAAACAAACATTTTATTTATTTTTAATTTACATAAGGTAATTTGATGATTTTGTTTAACAATATATGATATTTTACATGGGAGGAACGAAATGATTACTGAAATCACCAAGAGAGATGGTAGAAAAGAACCATTTGAAATTGAAAAAATAACTAATGCGATTTTTAAGGCAGCACAGGCAATTGGTGGCTCAAACTATGAAGAAGCTGAGGATTTAGCCAACAAGGTATGCGACTATATTGAAAATGTTGAGAAAATTCCTGCACCAACAGTTGAACATGTACAGGATACTGTTGAAAAGATGATGATTGAAAACGGTCATGCAAGAACAGCTAAGGAGTTCATTCTTTACAGAGCTGAAAGAACAAGACATAGAGAAATGAACACAAAGCTAATGAAGATTTATGAGGATCTAACTTTTAAATCAGCTAAAGATAATGATGTTAAGAGAGAAAATGCTAACATTGACGGTGATACTGCAATGGGTACTATGCTTAAATATGGTAGTGAAGGTGCTAAGCAGTTCTACAAAATGTACATTCTTAACCCTAAACACGCTAAGGCTCACGAAGATGGTGACATTCATATTCATGACCTTGACTTCTTAACACTAACAACTACTTGTTGTCAGATTGACCTTGTAAAGCTATTTAAGGGTGGTTTCTCTACAGGTCACGGTTATCTAAGAGAACCTAATGATATTGCTTCTTACTCAGCACTTGCTTGTATTGCTATTCAGAGTAACCAAAACGACCAGCACGGTGGTCAGTCAGTTCCTAACTTTGATTACGGTATGGCACCCGGTGTTAAGAAAACATATGTTAAGCTATATCGTCAGAACCTAGCAAGAGCTATTGAACTACTTGCAGAGGTTGATGACATTGACGAAACAGTTGCTACTGCAAGTGAAATTATTGAAAAGGCAAAGGAACTTAGTGGTGACCAGCCTTCTCTACAGGCAGGTGAAGAATATGCTAAGGCTGAACTTCCAATTCTTGTAGAAATGTATGGTGAACAAATCGGTGGTAAAATTCAGAGATTTGCTAAAAAACATGCTGAAAAAGAAATCGACCGTTCAACATATCAGGCTATGGAAGCACTTATCCACAACCTAAACACAATGCACTCAAGAGCAGGTGCTCAGATTCCATTCTCATCTCTAAACTATGGTACTGACACAACTCCTGAAGGCAGACTTGTTATTAAGAATATTCTTCTTGCTGAAGATGCAGGTCTTGGTAACAATGAAACTCCTATCTTCCCTATCCATATTTTCAAGGTTAAGGAAGGTGTTAACTATAATCCCGGTGACCCTAACTATGATTTATTCAAGTTAGCTATGAAGGTTTCTGCAAAGCGTCTATTCCCTAACTTTAGCTTTATTGACGCTCCATTTAACCTACCTTACTACAAGCCTGGTCATCCTGAAACAGAAATTGCATATATGGGTTGCCGTACAAGAGTTATGAGCAATGTTTATGACCCAACAAGAGAAATTACATACGGCAGAGGTAACCTATCATTTACTTCTATCAACCTACCTAGACTTGCAATTCTTGCTAATAAGAACATTGACTTCTTCTTTGAACAGCTAGACAGAATGGTTGACCTAGTTACTGAACAGCTACTTGAAAGATTTGAAATTCAGTGTCAGAAAAAGGTTCTTAACTACCCATTCCTAATGGGACAAGGTATTTGGCTAGACTCAGATAAGCTAAACCCTAATGATGAAGTTAGAGAAGTTCTAAAGCATGGTACACTAACTTGTGGTTTCATCGGTCTTGCTGAATGTCTAAAGGCTCTTACAGGTAAGCACCACGGTGAAAGTGAAGAAAGCCAAAGACTTGGTCTTGAAATTGTTGGTTACATTCGTAAAAAGATGAACGAAGCTACAGAAAAGTATCACCTAAACTTCTCAGTTATTGCTACTCCTGCAGAAGGTCTATCAGGTAGATTTGTTCGTATTGATAAAGAAAAATTCGGTATTATCCCGGGTGTTACAGACAGAGATTACTACACTAACTCTTTCCATGTACCTGTTTACTACAATATTTCAGCATTTGATAAGATTAGAATTGAAGCTCCTTATCATAACCTAACTAACGGTGGTCACATCAGTTACATTGAACTTGACGGTGACCCAACAGAAAACCTAGATGCTTTTGAATCAGTTATCAGATATATGAAAGAACAAGGCATTGGTTACGGCTCAATTAACCACCCTGTTGACAGAGACCCTGTATGTGGTCACACAGGTATTATCGGTGATGTTTGTCCTAAGTGTGGCAGAAAAGAAGGAGAATCAGGTAAGGGCTTTGAAAGAATCAGAAGAATTACCGGTTATCTTGTAGGTACTGTTGACCGTTTCAATGATGCTAAGAGAGCTGAAGTTGAAGACAGAGTAAAGCACACACTAACAACTGATTGTGGTTGTCTTGACTGTGAGGAGGCTATTTAATGGCTGACAATATAGTCAGACTTGCCGGTGTAATTAAGGAATCTATCGTTGATGGTCCGGGAATTAGAATGACAGTTTTCACACAAGGTTGCCCTCACCACTGTGAGGGTTGCCATAATCCTGAAACTTGGGACTTTGAGGGTGGTTTTGATTGTGAGATTGAGAAGTTAATCAATACTGCTAAGAAAGACCCACTACTTCAAGGACTTACCTTTTCCGGTGGTGAACCATTTGCACAAGCTAAGCCACTTGCAAAACTAGCTAAAATGTGTCACGAAAACGGATATAATGTTTTCTGTTACACAGGTTATACATTTGAAAAGCTGGTTTCTTCCTTTGACACTCATCCTGAATGGAAAGAACTTTTAGAGGAAGTTGACTATCTGGTTGATGGTCCCTTTATTCTTGCTGAAAAAAGCTTAATGCTACACTTTAGAGGTAGCAAAAATCAGCGACTACTTGATGTTAAAAAGAGTTTAGCTGAGAACAAAGCTATTGATGCAGAGAATGTATAATTTTTAATAAGTGATTTTAAAGTCACTCCCCATGTAAAACAAATATAAATTAAAATAACCGACCTAAGGTAGAGTTAATCCACTTAGGTCGGTATTTTTATGCCATAAATTATAAAAAAGAAAGACAGTATAAACTGCCTTTCCATAGTAATTATTTAATTAGAAGCTACCACTTGAACCACCGTGAGAAGTACCTGATGAGCTGGTATGTGTACTGGATCCACCACCACTGCTACCACCATTGTCCTTTGGCTTAGCAGTTTTGCTTACATGACGATATAAGTAAAGGTCACTGCGTTCTATAACATTAAATGAACCACTCTTAACATAACTATTTGCTAATGGTTGCATACGAACAGACTTTAGCTTTGACTTCATAACAAGTACAACAATGAAACCAACTAAGACACCTATACCTACACCACCGAATATAATATAGTATATTGGAATTATAGTCTTAGGCTGATTGCCTACATCATATGGTTCATCATTTATAGCCTTATCAATATAGTCATCACACATTGTAACAAATGTATCAAAAGCATCGTAGTATTCACCGTCACTTAAGTATGGCTTAACATCATCCATAATTTTTTCTTGACCATAGTCTGTGAAATATGGAATACCGGCACCTGTTGTACTGATAGCCCATTTTCTATTTTCCATATCCAGCAAGAAAAGAATACCATCGTGATTATCTCCCTCACCATAACCCTTATAGTCAAAGAAATCATCAGCATATTCTGTAGGTGTTTTATCACCAATAGACTTTTCAGTAACAATAACAACATCAAATGTATATTTTTCTGATACAGTATCAATGTGTTCCTTTAGTTGGGCATACTCTATATCTGAAAGCAACTGTGCATTATCAACAAGTCTACCGTATTTATTAGCACCCTGACTTTCTGCAAATACAGGAAGTACAGACAATGACACCAGAAAAATTGCAAAAATAATTGAAACAACTCTTTTTTTCATTTTAGTACCTCCTTACAGAAAATTATATAACAAGCCAATTATAATAATAACTGCTGCTATAGAACCTGCAATAATGGCAAAATATCTCCAAAATGCACCCCAGTCAACAGGTAGGTCACCAACCATTTTACCGGTTTGACCATTCATTGCAAATAGGAAATTTTGACCATTCCAAGAGGTATTAAGTATCCAAACAGGATATAGTGCATATTTAGAAGTACCGTTTTGGAACTGCACACTTGAATTTTGAGTTGTTAGAGAAGAATACTCACTTGCAGTTTGTCTAAACAACTGTTCGGTAGTGTTCTTAATTCTCTGATTAGCTCTGTTGATACTGTTTTCTTTGGTAACATCATACTTATCAGCAAGATAACCTGCTAAATAAGCAGTTTGGAAATCTACTGCTTCATCAAAGTTGAAAGGTTCGATACTTTCCATAAGGTCATCAGGCATTTGACTTGAACCATCTACCGGTACATTAGTAAAGCCAACATTACCACCTCTACCAACTAGGTAATATTTGGTTTCTGTATAGTCGTATCTACTGTCACTCCAATGTCTTACCTTAGTACCTTTGTACTGAATATGAGCCTCAGTATCAGCATCGAATAACCAAAATGGCACATACATACCACGAATTTGGTCAATGTGATTTTTGTCTTTAAAGATTTTTGGAACAAGTTTCTTATTAACATGATTAGAAAGTGCCTTGATAGCATCTTCCTTAGATAGTCTAAATGGGATAACATAATCAGGCTTTAAGTCACCGGAAAATCTACCCTTTAACACAACAGGGTTGCCACAATATGGACAACTTGTTGCACCGGTATTTTCATCGGCAACAATTTCACCACCACAAGAATTACATACATAAACTGACATACCTTCTGTTTCTTCATCAGTAAATGTTTGTTCGTTGGAATTATCCCAATTCATATTGTCCTGTGCATTTTTCTTAAGATCCTCATCATATGACTTTAGAGTTTCCATATCAAACTCTGTGTCACAATAAGGGCATTTCATTCTTTGCAATTTACTGTCAAAGTTAATTGCACCACCACAACAGGGACATTTATACTCAAGCATATCTGCCATATATTCTATTCTCCTATATTACCTAATTAAATTACTTTACAATATCGTTGTCATCAAAAATATCCCCACATTCAGGGCAGAACTTTGGATGTGATGTTGGATCTTCAGGTGTCCAACCACACTTATCACAACGGAAAGTTTTCTTTTCTTCAGGTTTCTTAGAACCACATTCAGTACAGAATTTACCGAAATTCTTTGCACCACAAGAGCAAATCCAAGAACCATCATTTTCAGGTTTCTTATTACCACAATTTGTACAGAATTTGCTTGTATTTGTAGCACCACAAGAACATACCCAACTGTCTTCACCGGCACTTTGTTGTGGTGCAGTAGTTGGTTGTGGTTGCTGAGGCTGTTGCATTTGTGCTTGTTGTTGAGCATACTGCTGAGCCTGTTGTTGCTGACCCATTTGGAACAAACCGTTTACATTACCGGCATTACCTGCCTGTTGAGCCATACCCATACCCAAAAAGCCTGTAAATGCACCGGCTTCATTTTCTGCTGCTGCTTTCATAGCATCTGCTTGAGCACCAACCAGTGTTGCTGCTGCCATTGAAGGGTCACGCATAACTGCAGTACGCTGAGCCTGTTTAATCATTTCAGCATCTTCAGGTGGAAGTGTAATAGGATTCATAGCAATTGAAATTACCTGAATACCTCTTAACTGTGCCCACTTTGCAGTTAGGGCAGTATTCATTGCTTCTGAAAGTTCTTCAGCATGAGCCGGTAGTGCTGATGGACGAACCTGCATATCGGAAATCTTTGCAAATGCCGGTTGTAAAGCTGAGATAAACTCAGTTTTTAGCTGAGAGTCAATCTCACCACGGGTATAGTCACCCTGAACATTACCACAAACATTTGTATAGAATAGAATTGGGTTTACAATCTTGTATGAGTAAACACCACTACATCTAACTGATACATCAACATCAAGACCAATATTTTTATCAACTACTCTAAATGGAATTGGGTTTGGTGTACCAAACTTATTTTCAAGAATTTCCTTAGTGTTGATATAGTAAATTCTCTGATCAGAAGGCTTATCGCCACCAAAAGTAAAACGCTTACCAATATCTCTAAAAGTATCTAAGATACCTGCACCTAAACCACCTGTAAAGACACTAGGAGCAGTCATACTATCAAAAATATATTCACCCGGTTCTGCACAAATATCTACTACCTTACCCTGTTCAACAATTAACATACACTGACCGTCAGCAACTGCTAACACTGAACCGTTAGTAATAACATTGTCAGTACCCTTTGTATTTGATGAACGCTTACCTGTACGGTGAACACCCTTTGTTACCAGAACATCTTTTGGCATTGATTCGCAGTAGAAAAACTCTTTCCACTGGTCAGCCATAACACCATTTGCTGAACCGGCAATAGCTTTTATAAGACCCATAATTAATCTCCTTTTAATTTTAAAATAATATATTACATAAATGTTTACAACTTACATAAGTATTATACAGTATATTCTACAAAAAATAAATACTTTTCTACAAAATAATACATATTTTTTAGAATTTATCAATTTTCAAATTCACAATACCAATATATTAATCATATTATATAAATGAGGTTTAAAGAACTTACTTTAGAAAAAGGAGAATTACATTGGTAGAAGAAATTTTTAAGAGTTATGGTATATCACCAATACCTTCTGATTATACAGAAGCTATGGCTTATGTGCCATATCAATGCAATAACCCAAAATTTTATTCAGTAGCACATGGTTTTGAGGCAGGGACAATGTTCCCTACCCTACACAAACCATTTTTCGGTTCTAAATGTACAGGTGGCAAAAATGATGACTGAAAGAGATATTCTGCTTAAGAAACTAAGTTCGGTAGCATTTGCAATGTTTGAAATCAGACTTTTTCTAGACACTCACCCTGACTCAACAGATGCTATGGCTAAATTTGATGACTTAAATGATAAATATGTAAAACTGAAAGAAAAATTCGAAGATGAATACGGTCCACTACTGAGTAAAGATGCTGATAGTCCCGTTCAATGGATAAAAGGACCTTGGCCTTGGGAGGTGCAGTAAATGTTCGTGTATGAAAAAAGACTCCAGTACCCTATTAGAATAAAACAAACTAACCCAAAACTTGCCAAAATTATTATTACACAATATGGTGGACCTGATGGAGAGCTTGGTGCATCACTTAGATATTTAAGTCAGAGGTACACAATGCCATTTCCGGAACTTCAGGCAACACTTACCGACATAGGTACAGAAGAACTTGGCCACCTTGAAATGATAGGCACTATTGTTTATCAACTAACTAAAGACTTAACAGAAGACCAATTAAAAGATGCAGGGTTTGATGCTTATTTTGTTGACCATACCACCGGTGTTTATCCTTGTGATGCAAGTGGTACACCATTCTCAGCCGGTTCTATGCAAGTAAAAGGTGACGCAATAACCGACTTACACGAAGATATGGCAGCAGAACAAAAAGCTAGGTCAACATATGACAACATACTGAGATTTTGTGATGACCCGGATGTTATTGACCCGATTAGGTTCTTACGAGCAAGAGAGGTTGTACATTATCAACGATTTGGTGAAAACCTACGAATACTGACTGACCGACTTGACAGCAAGAATTTTTATGCCTTTAATCCTGAATTTGACAAAAACTGCTTAAAGAAAAACAGAAAATGATTATATATAGAAATAACCCCTCACGATTGTGAGGGGTTTTGTATTTCATAATCAATTGAAATTTACAAATCTAATAGAAACTTTTTACTGAGATTGTTCTTCTTTTAGATTTTTATTTATTGGTTTACGGAAACCAATATTTTTGCAAAATTTAAAATATATTTTCTATCACTAATATAATTTTAATAAGATTAACACAGGCATCCGAAAAAATTATCTGAAAATCAATCTACAATTACATATTCTAGGGACAATACATTTAAACTTGCATCATATTCAAGTACAACACTAAAGCGAACTGACAACAATGTTATTCTATTAAAGACACACAAAACAGAACTTATTATCAGTTTCACTTTAGTTTGCACATTAATTTTAATTCACTATGTTAATTAACTATTGTTAATTATTCACCATAGTAAGCCTTTAGATACATTTCCTTAATTTCTGAGATTAATGGGTATCTTGGGTTAGCACCTGTACACTGGTCATCAAATGCGTCTTCGCACATACTGTCTAGTGTTTCTAGGAATTTATCTTCTTCAATGCCGTAATCCTTGATTGTCTTCTTAATGCCAACTCTTTCCTTTAGCTCGTCAATCATCTTGATTAGGTTTTCTACCTTTTCTTCATCTGTCTTACCCTTTACGCCTAGGTATTCACCGAATTCAGCATATCTTCTCATTGTGTGTGGGTAAGCATACTGGCTGAATGTACCCATCTTTCTTGGGCATTCTGCAGCATTGAATCTGATTACTAGGTCGATTAGTAGAGCATTTGCAATACCGTGTGGTAGGTGATGGTAAGCACCTAGCTTATGAGCCATTGAGTGACATACACCTAGGAATGCATTTGCGAATGCCATACCTGCCATTGTAGCTGCGTTAGCCATCTTTTCTCTTGCTACCGGTTCGTTAGGACCGTTATCGTAACATGTTGGTAGGTATTCAAAGATTGTCTTAGCAGCCTTTAGAGCTAGACCGTCTGAATAATCTGTTGCCATAATTGATGCATAAGCTTCTAGAGCATGTGTTAGTGCGTCAACACCTGATGCAGCTGTTAGACCCTTAGGAGCTGTCATATGCATATCTGTATCAACAATAGCCATCTTTGGTAGTAGCTGATAGTCAGCTAGAGGGTACTTAATACCACTCTTTTCGTCTGTGATAACTGCGAATGGAGTTACTTCTGAACCTGTACCTGCTGATGTTGGAACTGCGATGAAGTAAGCCTTCTTACCCATTTCAGGGAATGTGTAAACTCTCTTACGGATGTCGATATATCTCATAGCCATATCCATAAAGTCTACTTCAGGATGTTCATACATTACCCACATAATCTTACCGGCATCCATTGCTGAACCACCACCGATTGCGATAATGCAATCAGGTTCGAATGCTGTCATCTGCTTTGCACCTTCCTTAGCACAAGCAAGTGTTGGGTCTGGAGCAACATCAAAGAATGTTGTATGAACAATGCCCATTTCGTCTAGCTTATCTGTTACAATCTTTGTGTAACCATTCTTGTATAGGAACTGGTCTGTTACGATAAATACTCTCTTCTTACCCATAACATCTTTTAGTTCCTGTAGTGCTA from Ruminococcus bovis encodes the following:
- a CDS encoding manganese catalase family protein; the encoded protein is MFVYEKRLQYPIRIKQTNPKLAKIIITQYGGPDGELGASLRYLSQRYTMPFPELQATLTDIGTEELGHLEMIGTIVYQLTKDLTEDQLKDAGFDAYFVDHTTGVYPCDASGTPFSAGSMQVKGDAITDLHEDMAAEQKARSTYDNILRFCDDPDVIDPIRFLRAREVVHYQRFGENLRILTDRLDSKNFYAFNPEFDKNCLKKNRK
- a CDS encoding spore coat associated protein CotJA, which translates into the protein MVEEIFKSYGISPIPSDYTEAMAYVPYQCNNPKFYSVAHGFEAGTMFPTLHKPFFGSKCTGGKNDD
- the nrdG gene encoding anaerobic ribonucleoside-triphosphate reductase activating protein → MADNIVRLAGVIKESIVDGPGIRMTVFTQGCPHHCEGCHNPETWDFEGGFDCEIEKLINTAKKDPLLQGLTFSGGEPFAQAKPLAKLAKMCHENGYNVFCYTGYTFEKLVSSFDTHPEWKELLEEVDYLVDGPFILAEKSLMLHFRGSKNQRLLDVKKSLAENKAIDAENV
- a CDS encoding TPM domain-containing protein, whose product is MKKRVVSIIFAIFLVSLSVLPVFAESQGANKYGRLVDNAQLLSDIEYAQLKEHIDTVSEKYTFDVVIVTEKSIGDKTPTEYADDFFDYKGYGEGDNHDGILFLLDMENRKWAISTTGAGIPYFTDYGQEKIMDDVKPYLSDGEYYDAFDTFVTMCDDYIDKAINDEPYDVGNQPKTIIPIYYIIFGGVGIGVLVGFIVVLVMKSKLKSVRMQPLANSYVKSGSFNVIERSDLYLYRHVSKTAKPKDNGGSSGGGSSTHTSSSGTSHGGSSGSF
- a CDS encoding anaerobic ribonucleoside triphosphate reductase gives rise to the protein MITEITKRDGRKEPFEIEKITNAIFKAAQAIGGSNYEEAEDLANKVCDYIENVEKIPAPTVEHVQDTVEKMMIENGHARTAKEFILYRAERTRHREMNTKLMKIYEDLTFKSAKDNDVKRENANIDGDTAMGTMLKYGSEGAKQFYKMYILNPKHAKAHEDGDIHIHDLDFLTLTTTCCQIDLVKLFKGGFSTGHGYLREPNDIASYSALACIAIQSNQNDQHGGQSVPNFDYGMAPGVKKTYVKLYRQNLARAIELLAEVDDIDETVATASEIIEKAKELSGDQPSLQAGEEYAKAELPILVEMYGEQIGGKIQRFAKKHAEKEIDRSTYQAMEALIHNLNTMHSRAGAQIPFSSLNYGTDTTPEGRLVIKNILLAEDAGLGNNETPIFPIHIFKVKEGVNYNPGDPNYDLFKLAMKVSAKRLFPNFSFIDAPFNLPYYKPGHPETEIAYMGCRTRVMSNVYDPTREITYGRGNLSFTSINLPRLAILANKNIDFFFEQLDRMVDLVTEQLLERFEIQCQKKVLNYPFLMGQGIWLDSDKLNPNDEVREVLKHGTLTCGFIGLAECLKALTGKHHGESEESQRLGLEIVGYIRKKMNEATEKYHLNFSVIATPAEGLSGRFVRIDKEKFGIIPGVTDRDYYTNSFHVPVYYNISAFDKIRIEAPYHNLTNGGHISYIELDGDPTENLDAFESVIRYMKEQGIGYGSINHPVDRDPVCGHTGIIGDVCPKCGRKEGESGKGFERIRRITGYLVGTVDRFNDAKRAEVEDRVKHTLTTDCGCLDCEEAI
- a CDS encoding SPFH domain-containing protein, which translates into the protein MGLIKAIAGSANGVMADQWKEFFYCESMPKDVLVTKGVHRTGKRSSNTKGTDNVITNGSVLAVADGQCMLIVEQGKVVDICAEPGEYIFDSMTAPSVFTGGLGAGILDTFRDIGKRFTFGGDKPSDQRIYYINTKEILENKFGTPNPIPFRVVDKNIGLDVDVSVRCSGVYSYKIVNPILFYTNVCGNVQGDYTRGEIDSQLKTEFISALQPAFAKISDMQVRPSALPAHAEELSEAMNTALTAKWAQLRGIQVISIAMNPITLPPEDAEMIKQAQRTAVMRDPSMAAATLVGAQADAMKAAAENEAGAFTGFLGMGMAQQAGNAGNVNGLFQMGQQQQAQQYAQQQAQMQQPQQPQPTTAPQQSAGEDSWVCSCGATNTSKFCTNCGNKKPENDGSWICSCGAKNFGKFCTECGSKKPEEKKTFRCDKCGWTPEDPTSHPKFCPECGDIFDDNDIVK
- a CDS encoding spore coat protein CotJB, which codes for MMTERDILLKKLSSVAFAMFEIRLFLDTHPDSTDAMAKFDDLNDKYVKLKEKFEDEYGPLLSKDADSPVQWIKGPWPWEVQ